Proteins co-encoded in one Halococcoides cellulosivorans genomic window:
- a CDS encoding bifunctional nuclease family protein, translating to MAHEAVVEGVGVGVGEEGSGAPVVILEAREEFVPIFVSSDQAQSIQLALAGEPFERPLTHDLLVDMVAEFGAAIDRVRIDDLADGTYYGKIDAEQYDEGDATPAVFDARPSDAIAIALRVDCPIVLGDGVIDEAGRPPEAFEDPDGFDA from the coding sequence ATGGCACACGAGGCCGTCGTCGAGGGCGTGGGGGTTGGCGTCGGCGAGGAGGGCAGCGGCGCACCGGTCGTGATCCTCGAAGCCCGCGAGGAGTTCGTCCCGATATTCGTCTCCTCGGATCAGGCCCAGTCGATCCAGCTCGCCCTCGCGGGCGAACCGTTCGAGCGCCCGCTGACTCACGACCTCCTCGTGGATATGGTCGCGGAGTTCGGCGCGGCGATCGATCGCGTTCGGATCGACGACCTAGCGGACGGCACCTACTACGGGAAAATCGACGCCGAACAGTACGACGAGGGCGATGCGACGCCCGCGGTGTTCGACGCGCGCCCGAGCGACGCCATCGCCATCGCGCTCCGGGTCGACTGTCCGATCGTGCTCGGAGATGGGGTCATCGACGAGGCGGGCCGCCCACCCGAGGCGTTCGAGGATCCCGACGGCTTCGACGCCTGA
- a CDS encoding DsbA family protein, giving the protein MARELSRRRALAAGGSILAFGGTVAYVATRSGSTGRYVPSEAHTSEATTGFGVSLDGRPIAGSSDAPVDIYYWTDFLCPFCAKFEAETLPTIGTEYVDTGTARLVGLSYPNIGAYSDPAAVWSRCVWAQVAASEPTAYWRWHGAAFDEQSSGTEWADEETFADVTARTEGVPLAAVEDCRQSRTDALQASIDADVAAAQQSGIQGTPGFVIYNREADAAGTLVGAHPAENVADAIERVLAA; this is encoded by the coding sequence ATGGCTCGCGAGCTATCGAGACGCCGAGCACTCGCTGCTGGCGGGTCGATCCTCGCGTTCGGGGGCACGGTTGCCTACGTCGCGACACGCTCGGGATCGACCGGTCGGTACGTGCCGAGCGAGGCCCACACCAGCGAGGCGACGACCGGGTTCGGCGTCAGCCTCGACGGGCGACCGATCGCCGGATCGTCAGACGCGCCCGTGGACATCTACTACTGGACGGACTTCCTGTGCCCGTTCTGTGCGAAATTCGAGGCAGAGACGCTCCCGACGATCGGGACGGAGTACGTCGATACCGGGACGGCGCGGCTCGTGGGCCTCTCCTATCCCAACATCGGCGCGTACTCGGATCCGGCGGCGGTCTGGAGTCGGTGTGTCTGGGCGCAGGTCGCCGCGTCGGAGCCCACCGCCTACTGGCGCTGGCACGGCGCAGCGTTCGACGAACAGTCGTCTGGGACGGAGTGGGCCGACGAAGAGACGTTCGCCGACGTGACCGCACGGACCGAGGGCGTTCCGCTCGCGGCCGTCGAAGACTGCCGGCAGTCCCGGACCGACGCGCTCCAGGCGTCGATCGACGCCGACGTCGCCGCGGCCCAGCAATCCGGGATTCAGGGCACACCTGGATTCGTGATCTACAACCGAGAGGCCGACGCGGCCGGAACACTCGTCGGGGCCCATCCCGCCGAGAACGTCGCGGACGCGATCGAGCGGGTGTTAGCGGCGTGA
- a CDS encoding pyridoxamine 5'-phosphate oxidase family protein, with the protein MVEYNGAYDERDCAAFLDEAVVPMRVSTHRPDGSPWIVTLWYRYRDGVFECATRADAAIVDFLDRDDRVGIDVSTNTIPYRGVRGTGTVTIDPDEELEVLGALVDRYLGDRDHPLAQTLLDEDREEVCLRIDPDELFSWDYSERMEAA; encoded by the coding sequence ATGGTCGAGTACAACGGAGCGTACGACGAGCGCGACTGCGCGGCGTTTCTCGACGAGGCGGTCGTCCCGATGCGCGTGAGCACGCACCGCCCCGACGGGTCGCCCTGGATCGTCACGCTGTGGTATCGCTACCGCGACGGCGTCTTCGAGTGTGCGACCCGGGCCGACGCGGCCATCGTCGACTTTCTCGATCGGGACGATCGGGTCGGGATCGACGTCTCGACGAACACGATTCCGTATCGCGGCGTGCGCGGGACCGGGACGGTGACGATCGATCCCGACGAGGAGTTGGAGGTCCTCGGTGCGCTCGTCGATCGGTACCTCGGTGATCGTGATCACCCGCTCGCGCAGACACTCCTCGACGAGGACCGCGAGGAAGTCTGTCTCCGGATCGACCCCGACGAACTGTTCAGCTGGGACTACTCCGAGCGGATGGAAGCGGCTTGA
- a CDS encoding 50S ribosomal protein L15e gives MAKSVYAHIREAWQNPDDGKVAQLQWERQQRWRDQGSIERIERPTRLDKARSQGYKAKQGVVVVRASVRKGSARKERFTAGRRSKRQGVTRITRRKNLQRVAEERATKTHPNLRVLNSHWVGEDGSQKWFEVILLDPNHPAIENDDDLNWICEPDQNERALRGLTGAGRKNRGLSSKGKGSEKARPSGASGESH, from the coding sequence ATGGCGAAAAGCGTCTACGCACACATCCGGGAGGCCTGGCAGAACCCGGACGACGGCAAAGTGGCACAGTTGCAGTGGGAACGACAGCAGCGCTGGCGCGATCAGGGCTCGATCGAGCGCATCGAGCGCCCGACCCGCCTGGACAAGGCACGCTCGCAGGGCTACAAGGCCAAACAGGGCGTCGTGGTCGTTCGCGCGAGCGTCCGCAAGGGCAGCGCCCGCAAGGAGCGATTCACCGCCGGGCGACGCTCCAAACGACAGGGCGTCACGCGCATCACCCGCCGGAAGAACCTCCAGCGCGTCGCCGAGGAGCGCGCCACCAAGACCCACCCCAATCTCCGCGTGCTCAACTCCCACTGGGTGGGCGAGGACGGCTCGCAGAAGTGGTTCGAGGTCATCCTGCTCGATCCCAACCATCCGGCGATCGAAAACGACGACGACCTCAACTGGATCTGTGAGCCCGACCAGAACGAACGCGCGCTGCGCGGCCTGACCGGGGCCGGGCGGAAGAATCGCGGCCTCTCCTCGAAGGGCAAGGGCTCCGAGAAGGCCCGTCCGAGCGGTGCGAGCGGCGAATCGCACTGA
- a CDS encoding DUF3194 domain-containing protein, producing MTDGGTDATAAVTAAADAAHEVVFSRYDRTDVDDVDVTVSFEDDELTVEVILEAPGDADRVADDAALAARSAADDLLD from the coding sequence ATGACCGACGGGGGGACGGACGCGACGGCTGCCGTAACGGCCGCCGCGGACGCCGCTCACGAGGTCGTCTTCTCGCGATACGATCGCACCGACGTCGACGACGTCGACGTCACAGTCAGCTTCGAGGACGACGAGCTCACCGTCGAGGTGATCCTCGAAGCCCCCGGCGACGCCGACCGCGTCGCTGACGACGCCGCGCTGGCGGCCCGGTCGGCTGCCGACGACCTGCTGGATTGA
- a CDS encoding alpha-isopropylmalate synthase regulatory domain-containing protein, producing the protein MFGRHPDTRALSELSKVQLLDTTLRDGEQAPGVSMSADEKAHIARGLDDAGIDVIEAGSAPTGQQERETIARVADLDLDATVTSFTRGVKRDIDQAMGCGVDGINLVVPASDRHVREKVATSWAENRQQTVELVEYATDHDLWVEVIGEDGSRADPDYLEDLLGAAIDAGADRICYADTVGHATPDRTLAYVSRLAELGPVSTHTHDDLGLAVTNVLVSLAAGADMVHGTIGGIGERAGNVALEEVAIALAHGYGIETMALEQVYELAQTVAAATGIDLPPNKAVVGENAFTHESGIHTDGTLKDDAMYEPYPPETVGRQRRLALGKHAGRSGVRAALEEHDVEVDDDELEAVFQRVKQLGERDKRVTDADLLAIAEEATGETHERRVELVELTTVAGVGTPTATVVISVDGDERDPVSATGTGPVDAAISAVEEALAGHAAAAALDSYHVDAITGGTDAVVTVEVTMSRGDRSVTVAQSDSDITRASVEAMLYAIDRLGVPDDAVPADD; encoded by the coding sequence CTGTTCGGTCGCCACCCGGACACGCGCGCGCTGTCGGAGCTCTCTAAGGTACAGTTGCTGGATACCACGCTGCGCGACGGCGAGCAAGCCCCGGGCGTCTCGATGTCCGCCGACGAGAAAGCGCACATCGCTCGCGGGCTCGACGACGCCGGCATCGACGTGATCGAGGCGGGCAGCGCCCCAACCGGCCAGCAGGAACGCGAGACCATCGCGCGCGTCGCCGACCTCGATCTGGACGCGACGGTGACGAGTTTCACCCGAGGTGTCAAACGGGACATCGACCAGGCGATGGGCTGTGGGGTCGACGGGATCAACCTCGTCGTGCCCGCCAGCGATCGCCACGTCCGCGAGAAAGTCGCGACCTCGTGGGCGGAGAACCGCCAGCAGACCGTCGAACTCGTCGAGTACGCCACCGATCACGATCTCTGGGTCGAGGTGATCGGTGAGGACGGCTCGCGGGCCGATCCCGACTACCTCGAAGACCTGCTCGGCGCGGCGATCGACGCGGGCGCGGACCGGATCTGTTATGCCGACACCGTCGGCCACGCCACGCCCGATCGGACGCTCGCGTACGTCTCGCGACTTGCCGAGTTGGGGCCGGTGAGCACGCACACCCACGACGACCTGGGCCTCGCGGTGACGAACGTCCTCGTGAGCCTCGCCGCAGGCGCAGACATGGTCCACGGCACGATCGGCGGCATCGGCGAGCGCGCGGGCAACGTCGCACTCGAAGAGGTCGCGATCGCGCTCGCCCACGGGTACGGCATCGAGACGATGGCGCTCGAACAGGTTTACGAGCTCGCCCAGACGGTCGCCGCCGCGACGGGGATCGACCTCCCGCCGAACAAGGCCGTCGTGGGCGAGAACGCCTTCACTCACGAGTCGGGGATCCACACCGACGGAACGCTCAAAGACGACGCGATGTACGAGCCCTATCCACCCGAGACGGTGGGCCGCCAGCGTCGGTTGGCGCTGGGCAAACATGCCGGCCGATCGGGCGTGCGGGCCGCGCTCGAAGAACACGACGTCGAGGTGGACGACGACGAACTCGAAGCGGTCTTCCAGCGCGTCAAACAGTTGGGCGAACGGGACAAACGCGTCACCGACGCCGACTTGCTCGCCATCGCCGAGGAGGCCACCGGCGAGACCCACGAGCGCCGGGTCGAACTCGTCGAGTTGACGACGGTCGCGGGCGTCGGGACGCCGACGGCGACGGTCGTGATTTCGGTCGACGGCGACGAGCGCGATCCGGTCTCCGCGACGGGGACGGGCCCAGTCGACGCCGCGATTTCGGCGGTCGAGGAGGCGCTCGCGGGCCACGCCGCCGCGGCCGCACTCGACTCCTATCACGTCGACGCGATCACCGGTGGGACCGACGCGGTCGTCACCGTCGAAGTGACGATGTCCCGCGGCGACCGATCGGTGACCGTCGCCCAGAGCGACTCGGACATCACGCGCGCGTCGGTCGAGGCGATGCTGTACGCGATCGATCGACTGGGCGTGCCCGACGACGCCGTGCCGGCGGACGACTAA
- a CDS encoding creatininase family protein, with product MKLADTTWPDVGDHLDDDPVALVPLGSTEQHGPHLPEGTDHFIAEAFARAACDRTDAIVTPTIPIGMSRHHRQFPGTLSASPAAFRAYVESITRSIADQGIRRVVYVNAHGGNVDHLREVGHTLRNDEVCYAIEWMWNESIPDLIEEAFENPGPHGGPKETALIQHLHPDLVHEDRIDWARDEGLVEVEASVGRVHGARTFYDSIDNTASGVLGDQTQASAEIGERLFEAASDELVALVEWLADQPFDDLVPHEFVRGRDASDR from the coding sequence ATGAAACTCGCCGACACGACCTGGCCGGACGTGGGCGACCACCTCGACGACGACCCCGTCGCGCTCGTCCCGCTGGGATCGACCGAACAGCACGGCCCGCACCTCCCCGAGGGCACCGATCACTTCATCGCCGAGGCGTTCGCCCGGGCGGCGTGCGACCGGACCGACGCGATCGTCACGCCGACGATCCCGATCGGCATGAGTCGCCATCACCGCCAGTTCCCGGGGACGCTGTCGGCCTCGCCCGCAGCCTTTCGGGCGTACGTCGAGAGCATCACCCGCTCGATCGCCGATCAGGGAATTCGACGCGTGGTCTACGTCAACGCCCACGGCGGGAACGTCGATCACCTCCGCGAAGTGGGGCACACGCTGCGCAACGACGAGGTCTGTTATGCGATCGAGTGGATGTGGAACGAGTCGATTCCGGACCTCATCGAGGAGGCCTTCGAGAATCCCGGGCCACACGGCGGGCCCAAAGAGACCGCGCTGATCCAGCATCTCCACCCCGATCTGGTCCACGAGGACCGCATCGACTGGGCCCGCGACGAGGGCCTCGTCGAGGTCGAAGCGTCGGTCGGACGCGTCCACGGCGCGCGCACGTTCTACGACTCGATCGACAACACCGCGAGCGGTGTGCTCGGTGATCAGACCCAGGCCTCGGCCGAAATCGGCGAGCGCCTGTTCGAGGCCGCCAGCGACGAACTCGTCGCGCTCGTCGAGTGGCTGGCCGACCAGCCGTTCGACGATCTCGTGCCCCACGAGTTCGTCCGCGGTCGAGACGCGAGCGATCGATGA
- the msrA gene encoding peptide-methionine (S)-S-oxide reductase MsrA — MTERATFGGGCFWCVEAAFEQLAGVESVTSGYAGGDEPDPTYRQVCGGGTDHAEVVQVEFDPDTVTYPDLLEVFFAIHDPTQVDRQGPDVGRQYRSIVLYHDDDQREAAQRYVDALAPEYSDTIATEIEPLDDFYRAEDKHQDYFEKNPADAYCQMHAQPKVETVRERFDALVSSD, encoded by the coding sequence ATGACAGAACGAGCCACCTTCGGCGGCGGCTGTTTCTGGTGTGTCGAGGCCGCGTTCGAGCAACTCGCGGGCGTCGAATCGGTGACCTCGGGGTACGCCGGCGGCGACGAACCCGATCCGACCTATCGCCAGGTCTGTGGCGGCGGGACCGACCACGCCGAGGTCGTCCAGGTCGAGTTCGATCCCGACACCGTCACCTATCCCGACCTGCTGGAGGTCTTCTTTGCCATTCACGACCCGACCCAGGTCGATCGTCAGGGCCCCGACGTCGGGCGACAGTACCGTTCGATCGTGCTGTATCACGACGACGATCAGCGCGAGGCCGCCCAGCGGTACGTCGACGCGCTCGCCCCGGAGTACAGCGATACCATCGCGACGGAGATCGAACCGCTCGACGACTTCTATCGGGCCGAGGATAAGCACCAGGACTACTTCGAAAAGAACCCCGCCGACGCCTACTGTCAGATGCACGCCCAGCCGAAAGTGGAGACAGTTCGTGAGCGGTTCGACGCGCTGGTCAGTAGCGACTGA
- a CDS encoding glutamate-cysteine ligase family protein, which produces MSGRTDQIRRSVEVEYWVIDDEGRLTDPGPAIDAPGAEREFVDPILEIKTTPCDGPRELREELYERIERAVTLADEADRHLVPLATPLQTAGSITELPADRTRIQNAVVGDAFGWVRRCAGTHVHVEQTPGAAADQLNALIALDPALALVNSATHARGERIAAGARSVCYRRRAYDAMPHQGRLWPYVTDTDEWERRVERRYEEFITAAHEAGLDRHSVEAAFDPESAIWTPVQLRPTFGTVEWRSPDTALPSQICALADQVASVAAHAGRGPVEVGGETGHVTSEGIVLPAFDALLERLDAAIETGLDDVVVRQYLDEMGFDLSAFDPIAAALPDRETITVEQARALRLEYADRLRADLERVQPTLADD; this is translated from the coding sequence ATGTCAGGACGGACCGACCAGATCCGCCGAAGCGTCGAGGTCGAGTACTGGGTGATCGACGACGAGGGGCGACTCACGGACCCTGGCCCCGCGATCGACGCACCGGGGGCCGAACGCGAGTTCGTCGACCCGATCCTTGAGATCAAGACCACACCCTGCGACGGCCCCCGAGAACTCCGGGAGGAACTGTACGAGCGCATCGAGAGGGCCGTCACGCTGGCCGACGAGGCGGATCGACACCTCGTCCCACTCGCGACGCCGCTCCAGACCGCGGGATCGATCACCGAACTCCCCGCCGACCGCACGCGGATCCAGAACGCCGTCGTCGGTGACGCGTTCGGGTGGGTCCGGCGGTGTGCCGGCACACACGTCCACGTCGAGCAGACGCCCGGCGCCGCAGCCGACCAGCTGAACGCGCTGATCGCACTCGATCCGGCGCTCGCGCTGGTGAACTCCGCGACCCACGCTCGTGGCGAGCGCATCGCCGCCGGCGCGCGGTCGGTCTGCTATCGCCGGCGGGCGTACGACGCGATGCCCCACCAGGGCCGACTCTGGCCGTACGTCACCGACACCGACGAGTGGGAACGCCGTGTCGAGCGCCGCTACGAGGAGTTCATCACGGCCGCCCACGAGGCCGGCCTCGACCGCCACTCGGTCGAGGCCGCCTTCGACCCCGAGAGTGCGATCTGGACGCCCGTGCAGTTGCGGCCCACCTTCGGCACCGTCGAGTGGCGCTCGCCCGACACGGCGCTCCCGAGTCAGATCTGTGCGCTGGCCGATCAGGTCGCGTCGGTCGCCGCCCACGCCGGCCGGGGCCCCGTCGAGGTCGGCGGCGAGACCGGCCACGTCACGAGCGAGGGGATCGTTCTGCCCGCCTTCGACGCCCTCCTCGAACGCCTCGACGCCGCCATCGAGACCGGTCTCGACGACGTGGTCGTCCGCCAGTATCTCGACGAGATGGGGTTCGATCTGTCTGCGTTCGACCCGATCGCCGCCGCGTTGCCCGATCGCGAGACGATCACGGTCGAACAGGCGCGTGCCCTCCGCCTTGAGTACGCCGACCGACTCCGGGCGGATCTCGAACGGGTGCAGCCGACGCTCGCCGACGACTGA
- a CDS encoding beta-ketoacyl-ACP reductase — MTSNTCVVTGASRGIGRGIAVEFGERGWNVVVNYRQSEDSAAETVERVEAAGGEAIAVQADVTDVEAVEAMADRTHEAFGPVDVLVNNAGVNQDTFFKEMTHEEWDTVLDVHLDGAFHCTQALYDDLVEADEGRLINISSIIGKDGNQGQANYATAKAGIFGFTRTLALEFARSGSTANCVAPGFVETDMLADIPEHIEEAVKSDTPLGRYGTVEEIADVVGFLASEKSSFITGEVIDVNGGKDL, encoded by the coding sequence GTGACGTCAAACACCTGTGTGGTCACCGGCGCGTCGCGGGGCATCGGACGCGGAATTGCCGTCGAATTCGGCGAGCGCGGCTGGAACGTCGTCGTCAACTACCGCCAGTCGGAAGATTCGGCCGCCGAGACCGTCGAGCGCGTCGAAGCGGCCGGTGGCGAGGCGATCGCGGTCCAGGCTGACGTGACCGACGTCGAGGCCGTCGAGGCCATGGCCGATCGGACCCACGAGGCGTTCGGGCCCGTCGACGTGCTCGTCAACAACGCGGGCGTCAACCAGGACACCTTCTTCAAGGAGATGACCCACGAGGAGTGGGACACCGTGCTGGACGTCCACCTCGACGGGGCCTTTCACTGTACGCAAGCGCTCTACGACGACCTCGTCGAGGCCGACGAGGGGCGTCTGATCAACATCTCCAGTATCATCGGCAAGGACGGCAACCAGGGCCAGGCGAACTACGCGACGGCGAAGGCGGGCATCTTCGGGTTCACCCGGACGCTCGCGCTCGAATTCGCACGCTCCGGGTCGACGGCGAACTGTGTCGCGCCGGGCTTCGTCGAGACGGACATGCTCGCGGACATCCCCGAGCATATCGAGGAGGCCGTCAAAAGTGACACGCCGCTGGGCCGGTACGGTACCGTCGAGGAGATTGCCGACGTCGTCGGCTTCCTCGCGAGCGAGAAGTCCTCGTTTATTACGGGCGAAGTGATCGACGTCAACGGCGGCAAGGACCTGTAG
- a CDS encoding prefoldin subunit beta produces the protein MQGNLPPEAQEKIEELQDLQETAQEVATQKQQAETELTEAQNALDALDDVDSGAAMYKRIGELLVETEYDDAEETLEEKVEDLEVRVETLDKQEERVQEQFEELQGDLEELLGGMGGGMGGGPPQGPGGAPPGAGGPGGD, from the coding sequence ATGCAGGGCAACCTTCCGCCTGAAGCACAAGAGAAGATCGAGGAACTGCAGGATCTCCAGGAGACCGCCCAGGAGGTCGCAACCCAGAAACAGCAGGCCGAGACCGAACTCACCGAGGCTCAGAACGCACTCGACGCGCTCGACGACGTCGATTCGGGCGCCGCGATGTACAAGCGGATCGGTGAACTCCTCGTCGAAACCGAGTACGACGACGCCGAGGAGACTCTCGAAGAGAAAGTCGAGGATCTCGAAGTCCGCGTCGAGACGCTCGACAAACAGGAAGAGCGCGTCCAAGAGCAGTTCGAGGAGCTCCAGGGCGACCTCGAAGAACTGCTCGGCGGGATGGGCGGCGGCATGGGTGGCGGCCCGCCGCAGGGTCCCGGCGGCGCACCCCCGGGCGCGGGCGGCCCCGGCGGCGACTAG
- a CDS encoding HAD family hydrolase gives MDYRAVLFDYDGVIATPSPHDVLVAGTRAGCRAAGIDPSPETVESLVAGVTVADLRAVADRHGVHPGRLWFHRDRHSSRAQRGARRAGWVTPYPDLDGLDALADAGVHLGVVSSNQRQTVRSGLADFGLADRFVTVHARPPTIASLSQKKPAPDYLDRAMAALDVEPSETLFVGDRNGDIRAAHAAGADAFFVRREHRADYALSDDPEYERADLRDLPAIVGVEN, from the coding sequence ATGGACTATCGGGCGGTGCTGTTCGATTACGACGGTGTGATCGCGACGCCCTCGCCGCACGACGTGCTCGTCGCGGGCACGCGAGCGGGCTGTCGGGCGGCGGGCATCGACCCATCGCCCGAGACGGTCGAATCGCTCGTCGCGGGCGTCACCGTCGCGGACCTTCGAGCGGTCGCGGACCGGCACGGCGTTCACCCCGGTCGGCTCTGGTTTCACCGTGATCGACACTCCTCGCGCGCCCAGCGCGGGGCCCGCCGGGCCGGGTGGGTGACGCCCTATCCCGACCTGGACGGTCTCGACGCGCTCGCCGACGCGGGCGTTCACCTCGGGGTGGTCTCGTCGAACCAGCGCCAGACCGTGCGATCGGGCCTCGCGGATTTCGGCCTCGCGGATCGGTTCGTGACGGTGCACGCGCGACCGCCGACGATCGCGAGCCTCTCACAGAAAAAGCCCGCGCCGGACTACCTCGACCGGGCGATGGCCGCTCTCGATGTCGAGCCGAGCGAGACGCTGTTCGTCGGTGATCGCAACGGCGATATCAGGGCTGCCCACGCCGCGGGCGCGGACGCTTTCTTCGTCCGGCGCGAGCACCGCGCCGACTATGCGCTCAGCGACGACCCGGAGTACGAACGGGCGGACCTTCGTGACCTCCCCGCGATCGTCGGCGTCGAAAATTAG
- a CDS encoding cobalt-precorrin-7 (C(5))-methyltransferase: protein MPDELTRLAARTPEPPAAAGNAADDAVQAVGIGPGAREYLLAAAERHIRTADVVVGFESVVDYVADLPTGDVLTCGYDDQHATLDRFAERVAAGEDGTAVLMGDPNHSGYQFLGRVEDAVDTPVRVVPGISSIQVAASRARTPIEDSRFVTLHRRGTLDEERATLRQAVGEDHLLVIPRPYDWMPGDVAGDLIDHGADPGLDALVFEHLTHEAERRHDTTLGDLAGHAGGDGPDDSPFSDLSILVVRAE from the coding sequence ATGCCCGACGAGCTCACCCGACTCGCCGCTCGAACGCCCGAACCGCCCGCCGCGGCCGGCAACGCGGCGGACGACGCGGTCCAGGCCGTCGGCATCGGACCGGGCGCTCGTGAGTACCTCCTTGCGGCCGCCGAGCGCCACATTCGGACTGCCGACGTGGTCGTGGGCTTCGAGAGCGTCGTGGACTATGTCGCCGACCTGCCGACGGGCGACGTGCTCACCTGTGGCTACGACGACCAGCACGCGACGCTCGATCGGTTCGCCGAGCGGGTCGCGGCGGGCGAGGACGGCACGGCCGTCCTGATGGGCGACCCCAACCACTCGGGCTATCAGTTCCTCGGCCGGGTCGAGGACGCTGTCGACACTCCCGTTCGAGTCGTGCCCGGGATCTCCTCGATCCAGGTCGCCGCGAGTCGCGCCCGAACGCCCATCGAGGACAGCCGATTCGTCACGCTGCACCGACGCGGGACGCTGGACGAGGAGCGCGCGACACTTCGGCAGGCAGTCGGAGAGGACCACTTGCTCGTGATCCCGCGGCCGTACGACTGGATGCCCGGCGACGTCGCTGGCGATCTGATCGACCACGGGGCCGATCCCGGCCTCGACGCGCTGGTCTTCGAACACCTGACCCACGAGGCCGAACGGCGTCACGACACGACGCTGGGCGATCTGGCGGGCCACGCGGGCGGCGACGGGCCCGACGACTCACCGTTTTCGGATCTGTCGATACTCGTGGTCCGGGCCGAGTGA